The Methanosarcina acetivorans C2A genome includes the window ACTTTGGATAATTTTAACATCTTGTCGGTTCCTTTTCTAATAAGCCACTCAAATCCAAATGCATAATTATAATCCCTCCAGCTTTTTTCAATTTGAACCAGGGCCACAGCTACTATTATGAAATTAATTAAATTTGATATCGCAGATGGGTAATAATTAAAGAAATTGGTGCAGGATTTTTGTATTGTGAGTATTATCAGTAAATGTATGTAATACGCAGTAAAACATATTCCTCCTAATTTTTCTAACGGGTTCATCAAACTGAAGTATATGTGTTTATTATCCACATATCTTATCAGTAACGAAAATATGAACAAATCAATACTGGATAATAACAAAAACATTGGAAATTGATTTCTCGTCGATGATGTAAAATCTTTTGTGAATGTCTCAAAGATTAGTAAACTTATGATTAAAATTACGATTGAAAAACTCAACAAAGTTGTGTCATCTTTTAGATGCTTATTTTGATATAATTCATAAGCAACACGTCCAAACAAAAAATATCCAATCCAGGGAAATAATGGAAATGGACCGGTCATCAAAAAGTAAAGAGTTTCTTGAAAGAAATTTGTGATAATATAAGTTATAATAAACGTTGAAATTGTAATAAGAATTTTTGATTTCAAATTATTAGGTACAAATAACCCAAAAACATATCCTACTCCAATAATTTGGAATACTCCCCAATGGAAAATATCTATCTTATATCCATTTCCTGTTAAAAAAGACGAATAAAAAATGAAAAAAAGACCTACAATTATGTATGGTATTAATGGGATCGTATAAACGAAAAAACCTCTAAATAATGATTCCAAAAAGAGATATTTTTTTACTTCAGTTTTTATCCTTGATGACAAAAATAAATCATAACTTAAGCCTGAAACAATCAAAAAAAATGGAGCAGCCATAGTTCTTGACCAGTTTGATACCCAACCCACAGATTGAGATATATGGGCTTCAATCATTAATAGTAATGCAAGTCCTCTACAAATATCTACAGCATGCAATCTTTTGTTTGATTTGTTTGAATTGCGCGTATCTAAAACCATTTATTTAATTCCGTGCTATTTACTATTTTTTGCCTCAGATATCCTTAAAGTCATATTTTTCTTGATGTTTATTCTTCATGGTCAAGTCAGCATTTCCTATATAATCTCGGGTGATTATCAGCGTTTTAATGGTTCCCACCACCATTTGTTTTCAACGTACCAGCTGTCTGTCTGTTCCAGAGCAGTATCAAAATCATATTGGGGTTTCCAGCCCATTTTTTCCAGTTTGCCGCCGTCAAGAGAGTAGCGGAAATCGTGGCCTTTTCGGTCTTCAACGTACTCGATTGAAGATTCGTCTTTGCCAAGCATTTTAAGAAGGCGATGAGTGATTTCAAGGTTTGTGAGTTCGTTTCCACCGTCTATGTTGTAGATTTCTCCACTTTTTCCGTTGTGGAGAATAAAATCAACCGCAGAACAGTGGTCTTCTACATAGATCCAGTCTCGTATGTTCAGGCCTGTGCCGTAAACAGGAACTTTCTTTCCTTCCATTAACCTGCTGATGAAAAAAGGAATCAATTTTTCAGGGTATTGGTATGGGCCGAAGTTGTTTGTACATCGAGTTATACATACGGGAAGGCCGTATGTAGTGTGGTATGACTTTGCAAGGAGGTCGGAACTTGCTTTGCTTGAAGAATAGGGGCTTGAAGGGTTCAGATTATCCATTTCGGTGAAGGAACCTTCCATGGCACTTCCGTATACCTCATCGGTAGAAACATGAATGAATTTTTTGATCTTATTTGCAAGGGCGCTCTGGAGGAGGGTGTTTGTGCCGAGAACGTTTGTCCTGACAAATACTGAGCCGTCTTCAATTGAACGGTCAACGTGGCTTTCGGCTGCGAAATGAACAACCTGATCTACT containing:
- a CDS encoding heparan-alpha-glucosaminide N-acetyltransferase domain-containing protein, coding for MVLDTRNSNKSNKRLHAVDICRGLALLLMIEAHISQSVGWVSNWSRTMAAPFFLIVSGLSYDLFLSSRIKTEVKKYLFLESLFRGFFVYTIPLIPYIIVGLFFIFYSSFLTGNGYKIDIFHWGVFQIIGVGYVFGLFVPNNLKSKILITISTFIITYIITNFFQETLYFLMTGPFPLFPWIGYFLFGRVAYELYQNKHLKDDTTLLSFSIVILIISLLIFETFTKDFTSSTRNQFPMFLLLSSIDLFIFSLLIRYVDNKHIYFSLMNPLEKLGGICFTAYYIHLLIILTIQKSCTNFFNYYPSAISNLINFIIVAVALVQIEKSWRDYNYAFGFEWLIRKGTDKMLKLSKVYL
- the rfbB gene encoding dTDP-glucose 4,6-dehydratase, with protein sequence MKMLVTGGCGFIGSNFIRYMLKKYPDYQIVNLDKLTYAENFANLRDIENKPNYFFVKGDICDPASVNEVMTKVDQVVHFAAESHVDRSIEDGSVFVRTNVLGTNTLLQSALANKIKKFIHVSTDEVYGSAMEGSFTEMDNLNPSSPYSSSKASSDLLAKSYHTTYGLPVCITRCTNNFGPYQYPEKLIPFFISRLMEGKKVPVYGTGLNIRDWIYVEDHCSAVDFILHNGKSGEIYNIDGGNELTNLEITHRLLKMLGKDESSIEYVEDRKGHDFRYSLDGGKLEKMGWKPQYDFDTALEQTDSWYVENKWWWEPLKR